In the genome of Pontibacter actiniarum, the window TATAAAAATGTGCAATTTTTAGCAGGCCGGTTGCGCTACAAAAATTGCACTTGTACTATACTACCCGGCGCACCTGCCTTACCAGCCGCACCATAAAAAAAGGGGAGTACCTGCAGGTGCTCCCCTTTTTTTATGGTGCGGTGCGGTGTTAGTCGCAGTGGCCCGGGCCGATAACGCCGTTGTTATACTTATCCAGTGTGGTAGCCAGAGAGGTAAACTGCTCGCGCAGCGCCTTCTCATGCTTTGTTACCTGGCTTGGCTTGTACTTGTTAAACAGCTCTGTAGCCTTGTTGTACGCCTCCAGCGCCTCTCCGCTCATGCCTGCACCGGCAGCTACGTTGAGCGTGGCAGCCACGTACTGGTGCGCCAGAACGATGTACGCGCTTCCCTTTGGCGACTGTGGCAGAATGCTGAAGTAGGTGTAACCCGACATAAAGAAAGGCTTGCTGTAGTACGCATCCCAGGTGTTGTCATACTTCTTCTGGTTATTACTGTCGGCATGCGTTTTCCAATAGCCTTGCGTACGGGTGCAGCCCCCGGTAGCCGGTGGTGTCGGCGTGGCGGCTTCGGTGCAGAACAGGATGTTGTCGATACCCCCTGAGCCCACGTTCGCATCGCCGTCCAGCACCACGATCAGTTTCTCCACGTTTTTCGTGCCTTTCAGATCCACCGTCTGCACGCTTCCCTCCTCCTCGTTGGTGGCAAGCGGGAAGTCCACGGTTCCGCCTCCGGTCAGCATCAGCCTTACGTAGGACTTGTTCTCCAGAGGCGTTGCGTCGATATCCACTACATCGATGGACTGCAGCGTCACAGCCCCTTCCACCTCTCTGAAGTCCAGCTCTATTGTTGCGCCCCAGGCGTTGTCGTTAGGGCCGGCTATTCTGATGCCGTTCCCGGTGCCGGACGGGTCGTAGGTGCCGTCGGGGTTATTGGCGATTTCCTGCTGCGTAAACTGGTTTGCGATCAGGATTTTGCCCAGCTTGGTTGCTCGGCCCAGGTCATGGGCATCATCCCCGGTAGGCTTCACCGTATCATAAACCCTGGCAACGTTTACATCCGAGTAAACGCCTCCCTCGCTTCTGTGGGTATTTTTTACCCGCACAGGCCCGAACGGTGTGGCCACATGGTCAATAAACGGCAGGGCCTCAGGGTTATCAGCAGTGTACTCTTCAAAATTGATGGCGTAGCAGTTCCCATCAATCACGTTGTCGTTTATCTGATCCATCATTCCCGGGGTTACCTCCTCTGTGTTCTCACAGCCCATCAGCACCACCGCAGCCAGGCCACAGCCAAGCGCACTCCAATAAAAGTTCTTTTTCATAGTTAACGTATAGGATTGTTTAAATTTTACTCCTTGCCTTGCACCACTGCTACAGCAGCATGATCAGCAATAAACACCCATACTTGTTTCGTTCAAAAAAAGATACTCTACAACCCTAAAAAACAACAAACGGCAGCTGTAGCAACGGGATATAGTGCAAAACATGAAAAAACAGCGGCAGCAGGAACGCCATACTTTCAGGAGCGTGCAACAGAGTCTTTTCGGCGCTGCACGCTCCTGCACCGGGCGAGGTTTAGGAGTAGTGCAGTACAGCCTTCCGCCGCACGACCAGCACCAGGTACAGAAAGGCCATCAGGGAAAACACCGCTGCGGTCCAGAACACCAGGGTAAAGTTGCTGCTCTCGTTGCCGTAAAGCCAGCCAGAGCACAGCGCCCCCAGCCCGATGCCTGCCTCCAGGGCAATGTACATGGTGGCCATGGCCCTGCCCCGGTGCTCCTCGTGGCTCAGGTCGATCGTCCAGGCGTAGACTGTGGGCGAGTTCATGCCGGTGGCCATACCAAAGAGCACCCCGGCCAGCAGCAGCTCCGTCGCCGACGACACGGTCCCGATCACGAGCATTGCCAGCGTCAGCAGCCCGGTGCTGACACGCAGCACCGCCACCCGCCCATACCTGTCGGAGGCGCGACCGGCCAGAAAACGTATGGTCAGCGAGGAAAGCGTGAAGGAAGTGAAGAAAAGGCCTTTGTTCTCGATCCCCAGGTATTCGCTAAAGTCTGGAATGATGGTGAGGATGGTGCCAAAGGAAAAGGCAGTCAGCAGCATGACCAGCGAAGGAGCCAGCACACGCGGCTCCACAAGCTCTTTGCGTGAGATGCGCAGCAGGCCCAGGCGAAACCGCTGCGGGTTTTTAACGGTTTCGTGCATGTGCCAGATAACCGCCACCGACAGGAAAGCCGCCGCCGAAGAGGCATAGAACATCACATCCACATTATAATGGGCCGCGATAAAGCCGCCCAGTGCCGGTCCCGCCGCCATGCCCAGGCTCCCCGACAGCCCCAGCAGGCCCATTGCCTCCCCGCGCCGCTCCACCGGCACCACATCGGCCACGTAGGCCGACTTCCCCGTGGGCGTAAAACCCGTGGAAAAACCGTGGATGAAGCGCAGCAGCAGAAAGGCCGCCACAGAGCCCACCAAGGGATACATAAAGCCCGCTACAATGCAAACCACACCACCGGCCACCATCACCGGCACACGGCCGATCCGGTCGGCCAGCTTACCGCTGAAGGGCCTGGAGAGGCCTGCGGTCAGGGTGAAGAGGGCGATGATGAGCCCCTTGTACTCTTCGCCGCCCAGGCTGGTAAGGTAGTCGGGCAGCTCCGGGATAATCATGTTAAAGCTAGAGAAAAAAAGAAAGGAGCTTAGGCAAAGTAA includes:
- a CDS encoding MFS transporter, whose amino-acid sequence is MAEQIKRVYGLQFGLLCLSSFLFFSSFNMIIPELPDYLTSLGGEEYKGLIIALFTLTAGLSRPFSGKLADRIGRVPVMVAGGVVCIVAGFMYPLVGSVAAFLLLRFIHGFSTGFTPTGKSAYVADVVPVERRGEAMGLLGLSGSLGMAAGPALGGFIAAHYNVDVMFYASSAAAFLSVAVIWHMHETVKNPQRFRLGLLRISRKELVEPRVLAPSLVMLLTAFSFGTILTIIPDFSEYLGIENKGLFFTSFTLSSLTIRFLAGRASDRYGRVAVLRVSTGLLTLAMLVIGTVSSATELLLAGVLFGMATGMNSPTVYAWTIDLSHEEHRGRAMATMYIALEAGIGLGALCSGWLYGNESSNFTLVFWTAAVFSLMAFLYLVLVVRRKAVLHYS